One genomic window of Campylobacter sp. MIT 99-7217 includes the following:
- the tyrS gene encoding tyrosine--tRNA ligase has translation MNIKEILKDIKKGVAELIDEERLEILVKNYYEKGENFFVKAGFDPTAPDLHLGHSVVLGKMALLQKHGAIVQFLIGDFTGQIGDPSGKNATRKKLDKEEVLKNAKTYEEQVFKILDKEKTQICFNSKWLNELGAVGMIELASTFSVARMLERDDFAKRYKEQSPISVSEFMYPLLQGYDSVALNCDIEMGGTDQKFNLLMGRHLQRTYGAKKEQVVLMMPLLVGLDGVNKMSKSLGNYIGVTENANDMYAKILSISDELMIDYYELLSEISSAEFEKLKLDLKQGIIHPKKVKENLALEITARFHSQEKAKIAQDEFDKVHKAKALPSDIAEFSISSEQGKLWLAKALVECGLESSTSAARRSITANAVSVDSKKINDEQFKLEKGEFILQVGKRKFAKLKVL, from the coding sequence ATGAACATAAAAGAAATTTTAAAAGATATAAAAAAGGGTGTAGCCGAGCTTATCGATGAAGAAAGACTTGAAATTTTGGTAAAAAATTATTACGAAAAGGGTGAAAATTTCTTTGTCAAAGCAGGTTTTGATCCTACTGCACCTGATTTACACTTAGGGCATAGTGTAGTGTTAGGTAAAATGGCACTTTTGCAAAAACATGGAGCTATAGTGCAGTTTTTAATCGGCGATTTTACAGGACAAATAGGCGATCCAAGTGGCAAAAACGCTACAAGAAAAAAGCTTGACAAAGAAGAGGTCTTAAAAAATGCTAAAACATACGAAGAGCAGGTTTTTAAAATTTTAGATAAAGAAAAAACTCAAATTTGTTTTAATTCCAAATGGCTTAATGAGCTTGGAGCAGTGGGTATGATAGAACTTGCTTCAACTTTTAGCGTAGCTCGTATGCTTGAAAGAGATGATTTTGCAAAAAGATATAAAGAACAAAGCCCTATTTCAGTGAGCGAGTTTATGTATCCTCTTTTGCAAGGCTATGACAGCGTGGCTTTAAATTGTGATATTGAAATGGGTGGAACAGATCAGAAATTTAACCTTCTCATGGGACGACATTTACAAAGAACTTATGGAGCAAAAAAAGAACAAGTTGTCTTGATGATGCCTTTGCTTGTGGGGCTTGATGGTGTAAATAAAATGAGCAAAAGCTTGGGAAATTATATCGGTGTTACTGAAAATGCAAACGATATGTATGCGAAAATTTTAAGCATTAGTGATGAATTGATGATTGATTATTATGAGCTTTTGAGTGAAATTTCAAGTGCTGAGTTTGAAAAATTAAAGCTTGATTTAAAACAAGGTATAATTCACCCTAAAAAAGTCAAAGAAAATTTAGCTTTAGAAATCACTGCAAGATTTCATTCACAAGAAAAGGCTAAAATAGCACAAGATGAATTTGACAAGGTTCATAAAGCAAAGGCATTGCCAAGTGATATTGCTGAGTTTAGCATTTCAAGTGAGCAGGGAAAACTTTGGCTTGCAAAGGCTTTGGTTGAATGTGGCTTAGAAAGTTCAACCTCAGCAGCAAGAAGAAGTATCACAGCAAATGCTGTTAGTGTTGATTCAAAAAAGATAAATGATGAGCAGTTTAAACTCGAAAAAGGCGAGTTTATCTTACAAGTAGGCAAAAGAAAATTCGCTAAATTAAAGGTGTTGTAA
- a CDS encoding murein hydrolase activator EnvC family protein has translation MRFFCIFLLLLTFINADEIKEKSKNLKENERIANQLNKKLEDLAKDILSSEKNLANLATQIEKLNTETSRLSQSAKVQNQELANLSSQNKNLLKNKNDIESKLINLIAKDFAYELALPSGYIESEESFIAFEVLNTLDAVLKEDFYKLSKDYEDISKLIDDKQKQINVINNNLKEYNSQIAKLEELKKKQVEEINKQKTDRSIYTKKLSDLQKQQVELRKTLATLKITDENKEQQINKNSSSNQRIRQLGSSYQGSLVKRYTGKKTIAPLDNFSVKQKFGNYIDPVYNIKLFNENVVLRSKSSDATVKSVLAGKVVFAKETNLLQKVVIVEHSNGIHTIYAHLDKIAPTVKVGKNVKKSEVLGRVKNDLTFEVTQEKFHINPLELISLN, from the coding sequence ATGAGATTTTTTTGTATTTTTCTTTTGCTTTTAACTTTTATCAATGCTGATGAGATCAAGGAAAAATCAAAAAATTTAAAAGAAAATGAAAGGATAGCAAATCAGCTTAATAAAAAATTAGAAGATCTAGCCAAAGATATACTCAGCAGTGAGAAAAATCTTGCAAATTTAGCAACTCAAATTGAAAAGTTAAATACTGAAACCTCAAGGCTTTCTCAAAGTGCTAAGGTGCAAAATCAAGAACTTGCAAATTTAAGCTCGCAAAATAAAAATCTTCTTAAAAATAAAAACGATATTGAAAGTAAACTTATTAACTTAATCGCTAAGGATTTTGCTTATGAACTTGCTTTGCCAAGTGGATATATAGAAAGCGAGGAAAGTTTTATAGCCTTTGAGGTGTTAAATACTCTTGATGCGGTTTTAAAAGAGGATTTTTATAAACTCTCTAAGGATTATGAGGATATTTCAAAACTCATTGATGATAAGCAAAAACAAATCAATGTCATTAACAATAATCTTAAAGAATATAATAGCCAAATAGCAAAGCTTGAAGAGCTTAAAAAAAAACAAGTTGAAGAGATCAACAAGCAAAAAACAGATAGAAGTATTTATACTAAAAAGCTTAGTGATTTACAAAAGCAACAAGTAGAGCTTCGAAAAACACTTGCTACGCTCAAAATCACAGATGAAAATAAAGAACAACAAATCAATAAAAACTCAAGCTCAAATCAAAGAATTAGGCAACTAGGATCAAGCTATCAAGGCTCTTTGGTTAAAAGATATACAGGGAAAAAGACCATTGCACCGCTTGATAATTTTAGCGTAAAGCAAAAATTTGGAAACTATATTGATCCTGTATATAATATCAAGCTTTTTAATGAAAATGTGGTTTTAAGAAGCAAAAGTTCTGATGCGACAGTTAAAAGTGTTTTAGCGGGTAAGGTTGTTTTTGCTAAGGAAACAAATTTGCTTCAAAAGGTTGTGATAGTGGAGCATTCAAATGGCATTCATACTATTTATGCACATTTAGATAAGATAGCACCCACGGTAAAAGTAGGGAAAAATGTAAAAAAAAGCGAGGTTTTAGGTCGGGTAAAAAATGATCTTACCTTTGAGGTAACGCAGGAGAAATTTCATATCAATCCTTTGGAGCTGATCTCTTTAAATTAA
- the pyrH gene encoding UMP kinase → MLDNDKIKRVLVKFSGEALAGENGFGIENDILKYIANQIKELVINDIQVGIVIGGGNIIRGVSAAKGGLIKRTSGDHMGMLATVINAIAMQEALESSGLDVRVQSAIQMEAFCETYIMRRAQRHLEKGRVVIFAAGTGNPYFTTDTTAILRAVEIEAKLIIKATKVDGVYDKDPHKFEDAKFLNTLSYEEAMKDNIKVMDDTAIALAKDNKLPIVVCNMFHDGNLLRIIQGDMSKCSIVTN, encoded by the coding sequence ATGCTAGATAATGATAAAATAAAAAGGGTTTTGGTTAAATTTTCAGGCGAGGCTTTGGCTGGAGAAAACGGCTTTGGTATAGAAAATGATATTTTAAAATACATTGCAAATCAGATCAAAGAACTTGTCATCAATGATATTCAAGTGGGTATAGTTATAGGTGGAGGAAATATCATTAGAGGAGTATCAGCTGCAAAAGGCGGACTTATAAAAAGAACGAGTGGCGATCATATGGGTATGCTAGCAACTGTTATTAATGCTATTGCTATGCAAGAAGCCTTAGAAAGTAGTGGGCTTGATGTGAGGGTGCAAAGCGCTATTCAAATGGAAGCTTTTTGTGAAACTTATATCATGAGAAGAGCTCAAAGACACCTAGAAAAGGGCAGAGTAGTTATCTTTGCTGCAGGAACAGGAAATCCTTACTTTACAACAGATACAACAGCGATTTTAAGAGCGGTGGAAATCGAAGCAAAGCTTATCATAAAAGCAACAAAGGTTGATGGGGTTTATGATAAAGATCCACATAAATTTGAAGATGCGAAATTTTTAAATACCCTAAGCTATGAAGAGGCGATGAAAGACAATATAAAAGTGATGGACGATACAGCTATTGCTTTAGCTAAGGATAATAAACTTCCTATAGTGGTTTGCAACATGTTTCATGATGGAAATTTATTAAGGATTATTCAAGGGGATATGAGCAAATGCTCTATCGTTACAAACTAA
- a CDS encoding nitronate monooxygenase, with translation MDFQALKIGKHTIRYPIFQGGMGLGISWDRLASAVSLNGGLGIISSVGTGYYENRSHVKKELNLKPYGSENFYSKEGLKAVITNARKVCGDKPLGCNILCASNDYARIARDACEVGFNVIVSGAGLPTNLPEFTADFPDVALVPIVSSAKALRIICKRWQSRYNRLPDAIVVEGPKSGGHQGFTYEQCLDPNFQLEAIVPPIAKEIKEWGDFPLIAAGGIWDKKDIEKMMNLGANGVQMGTRFIGTFECDASDEFKEVLLACKEEDIELLKSPVGYPARGVRTNLLNLVDKRMGPKINCISNCVSPCQRGKEATKVGYCIADRLFDAWSGKKETGLFFTGANGYRLDKLISVKELMDKLVHGEDV, from the coding sequence ATGGATTTTCAAGCTTTAAAAATAGGAAAGCATACGATTAGGTATCCGATTTTTCAAGGTGGAATGGGGCTAGGTATTAGCTGGGACCGCCTTGCTTCAGCTGTTTCTTTAAATGGGGGTTTAGGTATTATTTCTTCAGTGGGAACAGGATATTATGAAAATAGATCTCATGTAAAAAAAGAACTTAATCTTAAGCCTTATGGAAGTGAAAATTTTTATTCAAAAGAGGGTTTGAAAGCTGTTATTACTAATGCAAGAAAGGTTTGTGGCGATAAGCCTTTAGGCTGTAACATACTTTGTGCGAGCAATGATTATGCAAGGATAGCAAGAGATGCTTGCGAGGTGGGTTTTAATGTCATAGTGAGCGGAGCTGGTTTGCCGACAAATTTACCTGAATTTACTGCTGATTTTCCAGATGTTGCTTTAGTTCCCATAGTTTCATCAGCTAAGGCTTTGAGGATTATTTGTAAAAGATGGCAAAGCAGATACAACCGCTTGCCTGATGCCATTGTTGTTGAGGGTCCAAAAAGTGGCGGACATCAAGGCTTTACCTATGAGCAATGTTTAGACCCAAATTTTCAGCTTGAGGCTATAGTTCCTCCTATTGCTAAGGAGATTAAAGAATGGGGCGATTTCCCTCTTATTGCAGCTGGTGGTATTTGGGATAAAAAAGATATAGAAAAAATGATGAACTTAGGAGCAAATGGCGTTCAAATGGGAACGCGTTTTATCGGGACCTTTGAATGTGATGCAAGTGATGAATTTAAGGAAGTTTTGCTTGCTTGTAAAGAAGAAGATATAGAACTTTTAAAATCTCCGGTAGGTTATCCTGCAAGAGGGGTTCGCACAAATTTATTAAATTTAGTTGATAAGAGAATGGGACCAAAGATAAATTGTATCAGCAACTGCGTCTCCCCTTGTCAGAGGGGAAAAGAAGCAACTAAGGTTGGATACTGTATAGCAGACCGTCTTTTTGATGCTTGGAGTGGAAAAAAAGAAACAGGGCTTTTTTTCACAGGAGCAAATGGATACCGCTTAGATAAGCTCATAAGCGTAAAAGAGCTTATGGATAAACTTGTTCATGGTGAAGATGTGTAA
- a CDS encoding RelA/SpoT family protein translates to MKPIDEEILLEQLIEEIYECKDLQKAQELLFSLCPESESIQKAVNFCIKAHEGQQRKGGEPYAVHPILAASLVAYLSSNETMIIVALLHDVIEDTPHSEEELRNEFGSEVARLVHGLTKIAEIREDNFNSKFSKNLTKSALTFRNMLLASIEDVGVLVIKLCDRLHNMLTLNALREDKRKRISEETLVVYAPIAHRLGISSIKNYLEDLSFKYLMPDEYTQIDNYINSNDQQMQLGLNEFISKIELLFLKNGFRQGSFEIHKRIKHNYSVYLKMQRKGVSIEEVLDLLGVRIMVQDVSECYLALGILHTHFNPLISRFKDYIALPKQNGYQTIHSTLFDTKNIIEAQIRTFDMHKVAEFGVAAHWKYKEGGAGVQTPKLDWLNDISMRSANNIENPEDYNAVELYEYAKDSLYIEDIAVYSPKGEIFTLPRGATVLDFAYEVHTKIGLHAKTAYVNRVRVPLLTELKNGDIVRVVTSNDKFYRCSWIDSVKTGKAKANIREFCKQKIREINLQVSIGVLANIFNESHEIINAWIEKEHLSRKIRQVSIDSAYFKDVVNALKKYAKKSYLFDRYELKEQKFDNIKVISNRKYTNIDFDFCCRPKKGDAIVAFSNAGSITLHHKLCDKAEKMLEEQAPMVFVEWSGTTLKSYKLIFSLENKKGALAEFLTNLAKMQINVLSINVSNEPSSIADYFEVHIELPENIEENVFKERLKNRYKIVDFTSLNDAYNQQGK, encoded by the coding sequence TTGAAACCTATTGATGAGGAGATATTACTTGAGCAACTCATAGAAGAAATTTATGAGTGCAAAGACTTGCAAAAAGCCCAAGAACTACTTTTTTCACTTTGTCCTGAGAGCGAGTCTATACAAAAGGCAGTGAACTTTTGTATTAAGGCTCATGAGGGACAGCAAAGAAAGGGTGGCGAACCTTATGCTGTGCATCCTATCTTAGCGGCTTCTTTGGTAGCTTATCTTAGCTCAAATGAGACTATGATAATAGTAGCCTTACTTCATGATGTGATAGAAGATACACCACACAGCGAAGAAGAGTTAAGAAATGAATTTGGTTCAGAAGTTGCTAGGCTTGTTCATGGACTTACGAAGATTGCCGAGATCAGAGAGGATAATTTTAACTCTAAATTCAGTAAAAATTTAACCAAATCCGCACTTACTTTTAGAAATATGCTTTTAGCAAGTATCGAAGATGTAGGCGTTTTAGTCATCAAGCTTTGTGATAGACTTCACAATATGCTTACCTTAAATGCTTTAAGAGAAGATAAAAGAAAAAGAATCAGCGAGGAAACCTTGGTCGTTTATGCACCCATAGCTCATAGACTTGGGATTTCTAGCATTAAAAACTATCTTGAGGATTTAAGTTTTAAGTATTTAATGCCTGATGAATATACTCAAATTGATAATTACATTAACTCAAACGATCAGCAAATGCAACTTGGACTTAATGAGTTTATTTCAAAAATCGAACTTTTATTTTTAAAAAATGGTTTTAGACAAGGAAGCTTTGAAATTCATAAACGCATAAAGCATAATTATTCGGTATATCTTAAAATGCAAAGAAAGGGTGTAAGTATAGAAGAAGTACTTGACTTACTTGGGGTTAGGATTATGGTTCAAGATGTGAGCGAGTGCTATCTTGCTTTGGGAATTTTACATACGCATTTTAATCCTTTAATCTCTCGTTTCAAAGACTATATAGCCTTGCCAAAACAAAATGGCTATCAAACTATACATTCAACACTTTTTGATACAAAAAATATCATAGAAGCTCAAATTCGAACCTTTGATATGCACAAGGTGGCTGAGTTTGGTGTTGCTGCACATTGGAAGTATAAAGAAGGCGGAGCTGGAGTTCAAACTCCAAAGCTTGATTGGCTTAATGATATTTCTATGAGAAGTGCTAATAATATCGAAAATCCAGAAGATTATAATGCCGTAGAACTTTACGAATACGCCAAAGATAGTCTTTATATAGAAGATATTGCCGTGTATTCTCCAAAGGGCGAAATTTTTACCTTACCAAGAGGGGCTACTGTGCTTGATTTTGCTTATGAGGTGCATACTAAGATAGGGCTTCATGCAAAAACTGCCTATGTGAACCGCGTTAGAGTTCCGCTTTTAACAGAGCTTAAAAATGGAGATATCGTTCGCGTAGTAACAAGCAATGATAAATTCTATCGTTGTTCTTGGATAGATAGTGTTAAAACAGGTAAGGCAAAAGCAAATATTAGAGAATTTTGTAAGCAAAAGATAAGAGAGATTAATTTGCAAGTATCAATAGGGGTTCTTGCAAATATATTCAATGAAAGTCATGAAATCATTAATGCTTGGATAGAAAAAGAACATTTATCGCGTAAAATTAGACAAGTAAGTATTGATAGTGCTTATTTTAAAGATGTTGTGAATGCTTTGAAAAAATATGCGAAAAAATCTTATCTTTTTGATCGTTATGAGCTTAAAGAACAAAAATTTGATAATATAAAAGTGATTAGCAACCGAAAATACACAAATATAGACTTTGATTTTTGTTGTAGACCAAAAAAAGGTGATGCCATCGTAGCTTTTTCAAATGCAGGAAGTATTACCTTGCATCATAAGCTTTGCGATAAGGCAGAAAAAATGCTTGAAGAACAAGCCCCTATGGTTTTTGTTGAATGGAGCGGAACAACTTTGAAAAGTTATAAGCTCATTTTTTCCTTAGAAAATAAAAAAGGAGCTTTGGCTGAGTTTTTAACAAATTTAGCTAAAATGCAAATCAATGTTTTAAGTATCAATGTTTCTAATGAACCAAGTTCTATAGCAGATTATTTTGAGGTTCATATTGAACTTCCTGAAAATATAGAAGAAAATGTGTTTAAAGAAAGGCTTAAAAATAGATATAAAATCGTTGATTTTACTTCTTTAAACGACGCGTATAATCAGCAAGGAAAATAA
- a CDS encoding FtsX-like permease family protein codes for MKSFKTHLSLIFPLVFIMFAFEFILVINATIRHYEELLNKDYNIIIASSSTLDEVNLKTRIPDLASIVSLDAKSMIQRLKNDVSARNLSALEKSLPQFYSLKLSSLPSQKDLEQIKQKLTQIPSVLKVETFSKTYDKVYTLLVLVEFVLWLFSFIIIALSFTLFLKQMKIWLFEHIQRVQILCLFGAPFWFRSFMLYKIVFVDCLVAFLLVLAFFTQVYSLDILMQSLEKVDIILPKINFLMHLGLIFAFVLCVSLLCVNSVMFKVKR; via the coding sequence ATGAAGTCTTTTAAAACACATTTATCTTTAATCTTTCCCTTGGTGTTCATCATGTTTGCTTTTGAGTTTATTTTGGTGATTAATGCGACGATTAGGCATTATGAAGAGTTGTTAAATAAGGATTATAATATCATCATAGCAAGCTCAAGTACACTTGATGAGGTAAATTTAAAAACACGAATTCCAGATCTTGCTAGCATAGTCAGTTTAGATGCTAAAAGCATGATACAAAGGTTAAAAAATGATGTTTCAGCACGAAATCTTAGTGCCTTAGAAAAGTCTTTACCCCAGTTTTATTCTCTAAAATTAAGTTCTTTGCCTTCTCAAAAAGATTTAGAACAAATCAAACAAAAACTTACCCAAATTCCAAGTGTTCTTAAGGTTGAAACCTTTTCTAAAACCTATGATAAGGTATATACTTTGCTTGTATTGGTTGAATTTGTTTTGTGGCTTTTTTCTTTTATTATCATTGCCTTAAGTTTCACACTCTTTTTAAAACAAATGAAAATTTGGCTCTTTGAACATATACAAAGGGTGCAAATTCTTTGTTTATTTGGAGCTCCTTTTTGGTTTCGATCCTTTATGCTCTATAAGATCGTTTTTGTGGATTGCTTAGTAGCTTTTTTGCTTGTTTTAGCCTTTTTCACTCAGGTGTATTCACTTGATATACTTATGCAAAGTTTGGAAAAAGTAGATATCATCTTACCAAAGATAAATTTTCTTATGCATTTAGGCTTGATATTTGCCTTTGTGCTGTGTGTCAGCTTGCTTTGCGTAAATAGTGTGATGTTTAAGGTTAAAAGATGA
- a CDS encoding DNA-directed RNA polymerase subunit omega, with the protein MQRMEEIATKALERLKNDRYKLSLVVAKRAEELANGASPLVDLDKNKVKLADIALYEIAENKIILEDSVETY; encoded by the coding sequence ATGCAAAGAATGGAAGAAATAGCAACAAAGGCTTTGGAGCGTTTAAAAAATGACAGATACAAGCTTTCTTTAGTGGTTGCTAAAAGAGCTGAAGAACTTGCAAATGGTGCTTCACCACTAGTTGATCTAGACAAAAATAAGGTTAAATTAGCTGATATTGCTCTTTATGAAATCGCAGAAAATAAAATCATTTTAGAGGATAGTGTTGAAACCTATTGA
- a CDS encoding N-acetylmuramoyl-L-alanine amidase, producing the protein MCKFFFVFFIFLSQLFAAYEAQLSDFDKNFISSNEKLRFHHQLQNLYVQSIINEDEKSKTEILKRLVISSNTLNLDDSSYVAELKQSGLTTANIKNLQANNTAKNSNTKSSQNTSNKNENKTLFVLGVKTSEDGLELGLSANLDKEDLKIFELEEKTNFRYVIDFEAALDVGRKNFSWGDIDGSIAQFNPKTTRLVLHAKTKFKPEISFANKSLMISFKISQSSKITQEPKKEVQKQVQKANQKPLFVLKSSKENAGITLVLSDELEKDELKSFTMKAGGAFRQIFDFEATLEGGRKNFNFGKNSITLTQYTPKIVRVVLNSNKNFKPVLNFEDKKLYMGFENLSTKAQPKQNTSNPSQSQQVSVSKTENKAPARSFRASKTIVIDAGHGGKDAGALGAGGKLFEKTVVLNTALKLGNELKKRGYKVYYTRTKDTFINLRDRTKVANNKRANLFISIHANAAPNKNKAATMQGVETFFLSPARSERSREVAAQENQSDVEEMNYFGKQTTILHSLSRDKIIASNKLAIDVQKGMLSALRKKYKIIDGGVREAPFWVLVGAQDMPAILIEMGYITHPEEGKRLANNAFQESIADGIADGIDNYFYYNP; encoded by the coding sequence ATGTGTAAATTTTTTTTTGTATTTTTTATTTTTCTTTCTCAGCTTTTTGCAGCCTATGAGGCTCAATTATCTGATTTTGATAAAAATTTCATCAGCTCAAATGAAAAATTAAGATTTCATCATCAACTTCAAAATTTATATGTTCAAAGCATTATCAATGAAGATGAAAAAAGCAAAACAGAAATCCTAAAACGCCTAGTCATCAGCTCAAATACACTAAATTTAGACGATAGCTCTTATGTGGCTGAATTAAAGCAAAGTGGGCTTACAACGGCTAATATTAAGAATTTACAAGCAAATAACACAGCTAAGAATTCAAACACAAAATCTTCACAAAATACTTCTAATAAAAACGAAAACAAAACCCTCTTTGTTTTGGGTGTAAAAACCTCAGAAGATGGCTTAGAGCTTGGTTTGAGTGCAAATTTAGATAAAGAGGATTTAAAGATTTTTGAACTTGAGGAAAAGACAAATTTCCGCTATGTTATAGACTTTGAAGCTGCTTTAGATGTGGGGAGAAAAAACTTTAGTTGGGGCGATATAGATGGATCAATCGCTCAGTTTAATCCCAAAACAACAAGGCTGGTTTTACACGCTAAGACTAAATTTAAACCTGAGATTAGCTTTGCAAATAAAAGCTTAATGATTAGCTTTAAAATATCTCAATCTTCAAAAATCACTCAAGAGCCAAAAAAAGAAGTTCAAAAACAAGTGCAAAAAGCAAATCAAAAGCCCCTTTTTGTGCTTAAAAGCTCTAAAGAAAATGCAGGTATCACGCTTGTTTTAAGTGATGAGCTTGAAAAAGATGAACTAAAAAGCTTTACGATGAAAGCTGGTGGTGCGTTTCGTCAAATTTTTGACTTTGAAGCTACGCTTGAGGGAGGTAGGAAAAATTTTAACTTTGGTAAAAACTCTATCACTTTAACACAATATACGCCAAAAATCGTTCGTGTGGTGCTTAATTCGAACAAAAATTTTAAACCTGTATTAAATTTTGAAGATAAAAAGCTTTATATGGGTTTTGAAAATTTAAGCACCAAAGCTCAGCCAAAGCAAAATACTTCAAATCCCTCTCAAAGCCAGCAAGTATCTGTAAGCAAAACAGAAAACAAAGCTCCTGCACGCAGTTTTCGTGCAAGTAAAACCATAGTCATAGACGCAGGACATGGAGGAAAGGACGCTGGAGCTTTAGGAGCTGGAGGAAAGCTTTTTGAAAAAACTGTGGTGCTAAATACGGCTTTAAAGCTTGGTAATGAACTAAAAAAACGCGGTTATAAGGTGTATTATACAAGGACAAAGGATACTTTCATCAATCTTAGGGACCGAACAAAGGTTGCAAATAACAAAAGGGCAAATCTTTTTATCTCAATCCACGCTAATGCTGCACCAAACAAAAACAAAGCAGCCACTATGCAAGGCGTGGAAACCTTTTTTTTAAGTCCTGCTAGAAGTGAAAGAAGCAGGGAAGTAGCTGCTCAGGAAAATCAATCCGATGTTGAAGAAATGAATTATTTTGGAAAGCAAACAACGATTTTGCATTCTTTAAGTAGAGATAAGATCATTGCTTCAAATAAACTTGCTATAGATGTTCAAAAGGGAATGTTAAGTGCTTTGAGAAAAAAATATAAAATCATTGACGGAGGAGTGAGAGAAGCTCCTTTTTGGGTGTTAGTAGGGGCTCAAGATATGCCTGCTATCTTGATCGAAATGGGCTATATCACGCATCCTGAAGAGGGCAAAAGGCTTGCAAATAACGCCTTTCAAGAAAGTATAGCCGATGGTATAGCCGATGGTATAGACAATTATTTTTATTACAATCCTTGA
- a CDS encoding cell division ATP-binding protein FtsE, with translation MPHLIQAQNLCLGYDELVIEKANFAFNDKDFVFITGKSGSGKSTLLKSFYGDLEPLAGKLEVCESSLKGIGNFELLKLRQKIGIIFQDYKLIQEYSIEKNIMLPLMIKGYSKKACQEQAAKLLKHVNLIFKANKKPDQLSGGEQQRVAMARALAHNPKLLLCDEPTGNLDEYSSDIIWTLLKSANEVLKACVVVVTHRIPSHLKVNYRRFNIENGKMNEVF, from the coding sequence ATGCCACATTTGATACAGGCACAAAATTTATGTTTAGGATATGATGAACTTGTGATTGAAAAGGCAAATTTTGCCTTTAATGATAAAGATTTTGTTTTCATTACAGGCAAAAGTGGGAGTGGAAAATCCACACTTTTAAAGTCATTTTATGGAGATTTAGAGCCTTTGGCTGGAAAACTCGAGGTTTGTGAGAGTTCTTTGAAAGGTATAGGGAATTTTGAGCTTTTAAAGCTAAGACAAAAGATAGGTATTATTTTTCAAGATTATAAACTCATTCAAGAATACAGCATTGAAAAAAATATTATGCTTCCTTTAATGATCAAAGGTTATAGTAAAAAAGCTTGTCAAGAGCAGGCTGCAAAGCTTTTAAAACATGTGAATTTAATCTTCAAGGCTAATAAAAAGCCTGATCAGCTCTCAGGTGGAGAACAACAAAGAGTAGCCATGGCAAGAGCTTTAGCACACAATCCTAAGCTTTTGCTCTGCGATGAACCAACAGGAAATTTAGACGAATACAGCTCAGATATCATTTGGACGCTTTTAAAATCAGCTAATGAAGTTTTAAAAGCCTGCGTTGTCGTAGTTACTCATAGAATTCCTAGTCATTTAAAAGTAAATTACAGAAGATTTAATATAGAAAATGGGAAAATGAATGAAGTCTTTTAA